CGGAGGAAAACCCTCCTGGAAGAGCTTTTCTTGTAACTCCCCCACCTCGATGACAACCGCACCATCTCTCGAATCCTTTTTGGAAAGATAGTCGCGAATAGCTACGTCGCGTACCAATTGACTGCTCCCTTTGCCCATCTCCCCTCCCAGGCTGCCGGACTATAGAACGGGCCTTCAGCCCTTCACCCATAAACGCGCCAAGAAACCTGGGGCGCTGCCCCAGGCTGGTATAGAACGCACCTTCAGTGCTTTGTCCCGATCTCACAAAGCCTTATCCAATAAAATACAGTATTTCCATTATTAAAACAGTATGAAGGACTTTGTCGGGAATTTATCCTAGAGGAGTAATGCCTCCGATTCTGAATGCACGCACCATCAGTAAGGCCTTTGGGGCCTTGCCGCTCTTTCGCGATATCTCGCTCACCATCTCGGATGGCGACCGCATCGGTCTGATCGGCCCGAATGGGGCCGGCAAGTCGACGCTGCTCTCGATCCTGGGTGGGCAGCAGGAGCCGGACTCCGGCGAGGTTGCAAGCCGCAAGCGTGCCCGCGTCGCCTATGTGGCACAGGACTCGGAGTTTGCACCTGGACGCACCGTTCGCCGGGTGCTGGAAGATGCCCTCGCCAATGCACGGGTCTCCGAGGACGAGCACGATGGGCGCCTACATGAGACGGTGGGCCGAGCCGGATTCCCTTCATTCGATTCCGAGGCCGCTTCCCTCTCCGGAGGCTGGCGCAAGCGCCTCGCCATCGCCGAGGCCACCATTACTCATCCCGATGTGCTAATGCTGGACGAACCGACGAACCACCTGGATCTCGAAGGCATTGAGTGGCTGGAAGACCTGGTGCAGCAGGCGCCCTATGCCGTCGTGACCATCTCGCACGACCGCTACTTCCTGGAAAACGTCGTCACCGACATCATCGAGCTGAACCGCGTCTACGCCGAAGGTCTGCTGCGCGTCCGAGGTTCCTACTCGCGCTTTCTGGAAGAGAAACAAAGCTATCTTGCCTCTCAGTCGCGGGAGCAGGAGGCGCTCCGGAACCGCGTCCGCACCGAGATCGACTGGCTGCGCCGCGGCCCCAAGGCACGCACCACCAAGAGCAAAGCGCGTATCGATAAGGCAAATGAACTGATCGGGCAGCTTGCGGACGTGAACTCACGCACCAACACTCGCACTACCGATATTGATTTCAGCGCCTCCGACCGCAAGACCAAGCGGCTGATCGAACTGGAAAATCTCGGCTATGAGATCGGCGGCAAGACCATCTTCCGCGACCTGAGCTTCACCTTCACCGCCGGGACCCGCGTGGGGCTGGTCGGCCCTAACGGCAGCGGCAAGACCACCCTGCTGCGTCTGCTGCGGAATGAGATTCAGCCGACCTCAGGCGCCATCAAGCGAGCCGAGTTCCTGCGCACGGTTTACTTCTCCCAGCTTCGCGAGATCGACCCTTCCCTGACCTTGAAGCAGGCGCTGACGCCGGACGGCGGAGACTCCGTCACGTTCAACGGTCGCCAGATCCATGTTGCGAGCTGGGCCAACCGCTTTCTCTTCACCGGCGAACAGCTCAACCAACCGGTGGATCGCCTCTCGGGCGGCGAGCGCGCCCGTGTACTGATCGCGCGGCTGATGCTGGAACCGGCTGACCTGCTGCTTCTGGACGAACCGACGAACGACCTCGACATTCCGACGCTCGAGATCCTGGAAGAGTCGTTGCTTGAGTTTCCGGGAGCCCTGGTGCTGGTCACACACGATCGTTA
This genomic window from Terriglobus albidus contains:
- a CDS encoding ABC-F family ATP-binding cassette domain-containing protein → MPPILNARTISKAFGALPLFRDISLTISDGDRIGLIGPNGAGKSTLLSILGGQQEPDSGEVASRKRARVAYVAQDSEFAPGRTVRRVLEDALANARVSEDEHDGRLHETVGRAGFPSFDSEAASLSGGWRKRLAIAEATITHPDVLMLDEPTNHLDLEGIEWLEDLVQQAPYAVVTISHDRYFLENVVTDIIELNRVYAEGLLRVRGSYSRFLEEKQSYLASQSREQEALRNRVRTEIDWLRRGPKARTTKSKARIDKANELIGQLADVNSRTNTRTTDIDFSASDRKTKRLIELENLGYEIGGKTIFRDLSFTFTAGTRVGLVGPNGSGKTTLLRLLRNEIQPTSGAIKRAEFLRTVYFSQLREIDPSLTLKQALTPDGGDSVTFNGRQIHVASWANRFLFTGEQLNQPVDRLSGGERARVLIARLMLEPADLLLLDEPTNDLDIPTLEILEESLLEFPGALVLVTHDRYLLDRVSTTVLGLDGEGDAAQFADYSQWEEWKNQKEEPSNAAPVREESASPPTEVRAQKKKLSYLEAREFATIEQRVEEADERVSALKAKLEDHAVATNANELQATLAELETAQTEMETLYARWAELTEKAG